From a single Brassica napus cultivar Da-Ae chromosome C9, Da-Ae, whole genome shotgun sequence genomic region:
- the LOC106431011 gene encoding protein yippee-like At5g53940, translating to MGRIFTVELEGRSYRCRFCRTHLALPDDLISKSFHCRRGKAYLFNRSVNISMGPLEERMMLSGMHTVADIFCCCCGQNVGWKYESAHEKAQKYKEGKFVLERGRIVDEMDLSTEVYIDTRSDTEDS from the exons ATGGGAAGGATATTCACGGTGGAGCTGGAGGGAAGATCTTACAGATGCAGGTTTTGCCGAACCCATCTCGCTCTTCCCGATGATCTTATCTCCAAG tctttCCATTGCCGCAGAGGAAAGGCTTACCTCTTCAATCGTTC AGTGAACATAAGTATGGGTCCTTTAGAGGAAAGAATGATGCTTTCTGGTATGCACACTGTTGCTGATATTTTCTGCTGCTGTTGCGGACAGAATGTTGGTTGGAAATAT GAATCAGCGCATGAGAAAGCTCAGAAGTACAAAGAAGGCAAATTTGTTCTTGAAAG gggAAGGATCGTGGATGAAATGGATTTATCAACAGAGGTTTACATCGATACTCGAAGCGACACAGAAGATTCTTGA